One region of Marivirga arenosa genomic DNA includes:
- a CDS encoding serine hydrolase produces MMEQESISKNLIYYRKKEGLSQEKLSEKSSVTVRTIQRIEKGTVNPHLDTLKLLAIGLGIEIEDLKPLNNPKEEDIQTKWLLLFHGVPLLGVVVPFINIITIVLLWVHKRGDNPIYDKHGRKVINYNISITLLFILAFIALITVQGYGFLFFISVVPLNFTIILFNIFYVLNKQKCFYPFSIPFLSLNKFKSAAICVILISLISCSIDNEKSINRLDESTITIDSLEQKIKQLSQDAEVHGLALSIFEDNQVKYTNTFGFKNNNSRQPLSDSSNIYGASLSKAVFSVLVMDLVEDGVIDLDTPLENYLPKKIYEYEPQTRWHDDYSDLKEDSLYHKITARMCLAHTSGFPNWRWFEADQKLRVKFEPGSRYSYSGEAMVYLQVIIEKMTSKGLEELAQERIFKPLGMVNSSFQWQDRFEADFAYGHNEMGMVLMKDKDNEPRGPSTLETTASDYSLFLEAVLQQKILSKESWKEIFTPQVKINSKHHFGPLANKTTSEYDAIELSCGLGFILIKTPYGWAASKGGHGDGFEHYSILFPDAKKGVMIMTNSANGESIFKYLLELTLKDTFTPWKWHNFIPYNKEVL; encoded by the coding sequence ATGATGGAACAAGAAAGTATCTCAAAAAATCTAATCTATTACCGTAAAAAAGAAGGCTTATCTCAAGAAAAGCTTTCTGAGAAATCAAGCGTTACGGTAAGAACTATCCAAAGAATTGAAAAAGGAACCGTAAATCCACATTTGGATACCCTTAAATTATTAGCAATAGGTCTGGGCATTGAAATTGAAGATCTAAAACCGTTGAATAATCCTAAAGAAGAAGATATTCAAACTAAATGGTTATTATTATTTCATGGAGTACCGCTTTTGGGAGTGGTAGTCCCATTTATTAATATTATTACTATAGTATTGCTTTGGGTACATAAAAGAGGAGATAATCCTATTTATGATAAACATGGTAGGAAAGTTATCAACTACAACATATCCATAACTCTCCTCTTTATACTTGCTTTTATAGCATTGATTACGGTGCAAGGCTATGGCTTTTTGTTTTTCATCAGTGTTGTGCCATTGAATTTCACTATCATACTATTCAATATTTTTTATGTTCTCAATAAACAAAAGTGCTTCTATCCTTTCAGTATTCCTTTTCTGAGTTTGAATAAATTTAAGAGTGCTGCTATATGCGTAATATTGATCTCACTTATATCTTGTAGTATTGATAATGAGAAATCAATAAACAGATTAGATGAAAGTACCATAACAATAGATTCATTAGAACAAAAAATAAAGCAACTATCTCAAGATGCGGAAGTACATGGCCTTGCATTAAGTATTTTCGAAGACAATCAAGTGAAATATACCAACACCTTTGGCTTTAAAAATAATAATAGCAGGCAGCCTTTATCTGATAGTTCGAATATCTATGGCGCATCACTTAGCAAGGCTGTTTTTAGTGTTTTAGTGATGGATTTAGTAGAAGATGGTGTGATTGATCTAGACACTCCATTAGAAAACTACCTACCCAAAAAGATTTATGAATATGAACCTCAGACACGCTGGCATGATGATTACTCAGATTTAAAAGAAGACAGCCTTTATCACAAAATTACTGCTCGAATGTGCTTAGCTCATACCTCAGGTTTTCCGAATTGGCGTTGGTTTGAGGCGGATCAAAAACTGAGAGTAAAATTTGAGCCTGGTAGTCGTTATTCATATTCAGGTGAAGCTATGGTGTATTTACAGGTGATTATTGAGAAGATGACCAGTAAAGGATTAGAAGAATTAGCTCAAGAGAGAATATTCAAGCCATTAGGTATGGTAAACTCGAGCTTTCAATGGCAAGACCGTTTTGAAGCAGATTTTGCTTATGGTCATAATGAAATGGGTATGGTATTAATGAAAGATAAAGATAATGAGCCTAGAGGCCCGAGTACATTGGAAACCACTGCTTCCGACTACAGCCTATTTTTAGAAGCCGTGCTTCAGCAAAAAATATTAAGTAAAGAAAGCTGGAAGGAAATATTCACTCCTCAAGTTAAAATCAATTCGAAGCATCACTTTGGTCCACTTGCTAATAAAACTACTTCTGAATATGACGCTATTGAATTATCATGCGGCTTAGGATTTATCTTAATCAAAACGCCTTACGGATGGGCTGCATCTAAAGGTGGTCATGGAGATGGATTTGAGCATTATTCTATCCTATTCCCAGATGCCAAGAAAGGGGTAATGATCATGACGAACAGTGCTAATGGAGAAAGTATCTTTAAATACTTATTAGAGCTTACTCTTAAAGACACCTTTACGCCATGGAAATGGCATAATTTCATTCCTTATAATAAGGAGGTTTTATAG